One Proteinivorax tanatarense DNA segment encodes these proteins:
- the serS gene encoding serine--tRNA ligase — protein sequence MIDLKKLRNEPDIFVKAVTKRGGDPSVIKRIQELDEKRREMLSETENLKRKRNVVSKEIAQLKREKKDADEKIKSMRLVGDEIKDIDIKLADIEEKVATLALEIPNTPNSSVPVGDSEEQNEEIKTWGDIPKFQFEPKAHWDVGGDLDVLDFERAGKVTGTRFVFLKGMAAKLERALINFMLDTHQQHGYVEMMTPYMVNNESMQGTGQFPKFKDDAFPAGNKYFLIPTAEVPVTNFHRDEILAGDDLPKKFTAFTPCFRAEAGAHGRDTRGLIRQHQFNKVELVKLTKPEESYIELEKLLEDAERILRMLELPYRVVNLCTGDLGFAAAQTFDIEVWFPSFETYREISSCSNFEDFQARRANIKYREQPKQKARLVHTLNGSGLAVGRTVAAILENYQNEDGTVTIPKVLRPYLSGKEKISK from the coding sequence ATGATAGATTTAAAAAAACTAAGGAACGAACCAGATATTTTTGTTAAAGCTGTTACAAAAAGGGGGGGAGACCCTAGTGTAATTAAAAGAATACAAGAGTTAGATGAAAAAAGAAGAGAAATGTTAAGTGAAACAGAAAATTTAAAGAGAAAACGCAATGTAGTTTCCAAAGAAATAGCACAACTAAAAAGAGAAAAAAAAGATGCTGATGAAAAAATAAAGTCTATGCGACTAGTTGGAGATGAGATAAAAGATATTGATATAAAACTAGCTGATATTGAAGAGAAAGTAGCCACACTGGCATTAGAAATTCCTAATACCCCCAATAGCTCTGTTCCTGTAGGGGATAGTGAGGAACAAAATGAAGAAATAAAAACATGGGGAGATATACCAAAGTTTCAGTTTGAGCCCAAAGCTCATTGGGATGTGGGAGGAGATTTGGATGTATTAGATTTTGAAAGGGCTGGTAAAGTAACAGGCACAAGATTTGTCTTTTTGAAGGGAATGGCAGCTAAATTAGAAAGAGCACTGATTAATTTTATGCTTGACACTCATCAACAGCATGGCTATGTTGAGATGATGACACCTTATATGGTTAATAACGAAAGTATGCAAGGGACGGGACAGTTTCCTAAGTTTAAAGATGATGCTTTCCCTGCAGGAAATAAGTATTTTTTAATACCAACTGCAGAAGTGCCTGTCACCAACTTTCATAGAGATGAAATTTTAGCAGGAGATGATTTGCCCAAAAAATTCACAGCCTTTACTCCATGCTTTAGAGCAGAAGCTGGTGCGCATGGTAGAGATACTAGAGGACTTATTCGCCAACATCAGTTTAATAAGGTAGAACTAGTAAAGTTAACAAAACCAGAAGAGTCCTATATAGAGTTAGAAAAACTTTTAGAAGATGCGGAGAGAATACTTAGGATGTTGGAACTACCATATAGAGTTGTAAACTTATGCACAGGGGACTTAGGATTCGCTGCAGCACAGACGTTTGATATAGAAGTATGGTTTCCAAGCTTTGAAACTTACAGAGAGATTTCTTCTTGTAGCAACTTTGAAGACTTTCAAGCAAGGAGAGCTAATATTAAATATAGAGAACAGCCTAAACAAAAAGCTAGGTTAGTGCATACTTTAAATGGTTCAGGATTGGCTGTGGGCAGAACTGTTGCTGCAATTTTGGAGAACTATCAAAATGAAGATGGTACGGTAACAATTCCAAAAGTTTTAAGGCCTTATTTAAGCGGAAAAGAAAAGATTTCAAAATAA
- a CDS encoding nucleoside deaminase — MKIALQQARKALELKEVPVGAVVLKKGEVISVGHNLRENLKDPTAHAEMIALRRAAQKLGGWRLLDCHIYVTVEPCFMCASAIIQSRVKKVFFGAFEPKMGGMGSKIDLIKHFKADVEVVSGVCEHESKQLLNDFFVELRKRN; from the coding sequence ATGAAGATAGCTCTTCAGCAAGCAAGAAAAGCTCTTGAGTTAAAAGAAGTTCCCGTAGGAGCAGTGGTGCTAAAAAAAGGGGAAGTTATTTCTGTAGGCCATAATCTTAGAGAGAATTTAAAAGATCCGACTGCTCATGCTGAAATGATAGCGTTAAGAAGGGCTGCTCAAAAGTTAGGCGGTTGGAGGTTGCTTGATTGCCACATTTATGTTACAGTTGAACCATGTTTTATGTGTGCATCAGCTATTATTCAAAGTAGAGTAAAAAAAGTGTTTTTTGGAGCATTTGAACCAAAAATGGGTGGTATGGGATCAAAGATAGACCTTATTAAACATTTTAAAGCTGATGTTGAAGTAGTTTCAGGCGTTTGTGAACATGAATCTAAACAATTATTAAATGATTTTTTTGTTGAGTTAAGGAAAAGAAATTAA
- the dnaX gene encoding DNA polymerase III subunit gamma/tau encodes MGYKALYRKLRPKNFEEGYVAQKHIRRTLQNSLENNQIAHAYLFAGPRGTGKTSTAKIFAKAVNCENGPKRNPCNSCSSCLKINENNSLDVLEIDAASNRGIDEIRELRERVRYAPSESRYKVYIIDEVHMLTVEAFNALLKTLEDPPQHVIFILATTEAHKLPSTILSRCQRFDFRRFNLNEIADYLVGVCLDAGVSIDEDSAKIISRRADGSLRDALSLLDQILVYREGDEVEKELVLSSLGVTSPETVWEMVDNISRKDVVSAMDQVEWLVEEGKNIHQFLSDLITAYRDIMLESVSENSSASKISPMEAISIIDVLTDGQKELKFSSHPKILLETLIIKTMEGKERKIVEMGKKIYELEKKVQNQENLKNISIQPSQAAPIQNGSEVNLKYIEENWDKILYNVKKENVSTHAWLKEAVVDDLKENVITIKYGDKFVLHADNVMKEQHKSIIEKILKEICNADLKIKAKKNMVKKGPAKKKEQQNSTVTKAKEIFGEDLVEIEDN; translated from the coding sequence ATGGGATATAAAGCTTTGTACCGGAAATTAAGACCAAAAAACTTTGAAGAAGGATATGTAGCTCAAAAACACATTAGAAGAACCTTGCAAAACAGTTTAGAGAACAACCAAATTGCTCATGCGTATCTTTTTGCTGGTCCTAGGGGGACAGGCAAGACAAGTACTGCAAAGATATTTGCTAAAGCAGTAAACTGTGAGAATGGTCCTAAAAGAAACCCTTGTAATAGTTGCTCCAGCTGCTTAAAGATTAACGAAAATAATAGCTTAGATGTGTTAGAGATTGATGCCGCTTCTAATAGAGGAATAGACGAAATAAGAGAGCTGAGAGAACGTGTGCGTTATGCCCCCTCTGAGAGTAGGTACAAAGTTTATATTATTGATGAAGTACATATGTTAACAGTGGAGGCTTTCAATGCTTTGTTAAAAACCCTGGAAGACCCACCCCAACATGTAATATTTATTTTGGCTACCACAGAGGCTCATAAACTTCCATCAACCATTTTATCAAGGTGTCAACGCTTTGATTTTAGAAGATTTAATTTAAATGAGATAGCTGATTATTTAGTGGGTGTATGTTTAGATGCAGGAGTTTCAATTGATGAGGATTCTGCAAAAATAATTTCTCGAAGAGCTGACGGGAGTTTACGAGATGCTTTGAGTTTGTTAGATCAAATTCTTGTTTATAGGGAGGGGGATGAAGTAGAAAAGGAATTGGTGCTATCCTCCCTAGGTGTGACATCACCTGAAACTGTATGGGAAATGGTGGATAACATTTCAAGAAAAGACGTTGTTTCTGCAATGGACCAGGTAGAGTGGTTGGTTGAAGAGGGTAAAAACATACACCAATTTTTAAGTGACTTGATAACTGCCTATCGCGATATTATGCTAGAAAGTGTAAGTGAAAATAGTAGTGCTAGTAAAATTTCTCCAATGGAAGCAATTTCCATAATAGATGTTTTAACTGATGGACAAAAAGAATTAAAGTTTTCTTCTCATCCTAAAATATTGTTAGAGACATTAATAATTAAAACCATGGAAGGGAAAGAAAGAAAAATTGTTGAAATGGGAAAAAAGATATATGAGCTTGAAAAGAAGGTGCAGAATCAAGAAAACTTAAAAAATATCTCTATTCAGCCTTCTCAGGCAGCACCTATTCAAAATGGTAGTGAAGTTAATCTTAAATATATAGAAGAAAATTGGGATAAAATATTGTATAATGTTAAAAAAGAAAATGTATCCACTCATGCTTGGTTAAAAGAGGCTGTAGTAGATGATTTAAAGGAAAATGTTATTACAATTAAATACGGAGATAAGTTTGTTCTTCATGCAGATAATGTTATGAAAGAGCAGCATAAATCTATTATTGAAAAGATTCTAAAGGAAATTTGTAATGCTGATTTAAAAATTAAGGCCAAAAAAAACATGGTGAAAAAAGGTCCAGCTAAAAAAAAAGAGCAGCAAAACTCAACGGTGACTAAAGCCAAGGAAATTTTTGGAGAGGACCTTGTAGAAATAGAAGATAATTAA
- a CDS encoding YbaB/EbfC family nucleoid-associated protein: MFKGGNMNKAMKQMKKMQSDMAKMQDELKDKTVEATAGGGVVKVVANGHKEVKDIEIKPEAVDPDDVEMLQDLVLAAVNEALKNADDLAEKEMQKVTGGLQLPPGMF, encoded by the coding sequence ATGTTTAAAGGTGGAAATATGAATAAAGCTATGAAACAAATGAAAAAGATGCAATCCGATATGGCAAAAATGCAAGATGAATTAAAGGACAAAACAGTGGAAGCTACTGCTGGTGGTGGAGTAGTTAAGGTTGTGGCTAATGGTCACAAAGAAGTAAAAGATATTGAAATTAAACCAGAAGCTGTAGATCCTGATGATGTAGAAATGCTTCAAGATTTAGTTTTAGCAGCTGTTAATGAAGCACTAAAAAATGCTGACGACTTAGCTGAAAAAGAAATGCAAAAAGTAACAGGAGGACTTCAACTACCTCCAGGAATGTTTTAA
- the recR gene encoding recombination mediator RecR has protein sequence MEVQSVFLTQLVESLQMLPGVGKKSAQRLAYYIMKMPEQEAKKLSQSIENVKTKVKECVVCSNFTENEKCPICMNEKRDKNIICVVQEAKDIGVVERVGEYNGYYHVLKGVISPMEGVGPEELNISSLLSRIKEDEIKEVIVATNPNVEGEATAMYLSKIIKPLGVKVTRIAHGLPVGGDIEYADEVTLSRAMHGRMEI, from the coding sequence ATGGAAGTTCAATCAGTTTTTCTTACACAACTTGTGGAATCTTTGCAGATGTTGCCAGGGGTAGGGAAAAAATCAGCCCAAAGGTTGGCATATTACATAATGAAAATGCCAGAACAAGAAGCAAAAAAACTGTCACAGTCTATTGAAAATGTAAAAACAAAAGTTAAAGAATGTGTGGTATGTAGTAATTTTACAGAAAATGAAAAATGTCCTATTTGTATGAATGAAAAAAGAGATAAAAACATTATATGTGTAGTACAAGAAGCAAAGGATATAGGGGTTGTGGAAAGAGTTGGTGAATATAACGGGTATTATCATGTTCTTAAGGGTGTTATATCTCCGATGGAAGGTGTTGGTCCTGAAGAGCTCAATATTTCTTCTTTACTTAGCAGAATAAAAGAAGATGAAATAAAAGAGGTCATTGTTGCTACAAACCCAAATGTTGAAGGTGAAGCTACAGCCATGTATTTATCAAAAATAATAAAACCTTTAGGCGTAAAAGTTACTAGAATAGCTCATGGGTTGCCGGTAGGTGGAGATATAGAATACGCAGATGAAGTTACTCTTTCAAGAGCTATGCATGGTAGAATGGAAATATAG
- a CDS encoding DUF2508 family protein — translation MKIKVLLKKTKDYFLDDGNQVDVPKSKSALQLTEEAKREWQCAKEYFNSVTDPDLVDYAIHSIAAAEKRYQYLLKQAKEKQNNKYILNNNE, via the coding sequence GTGAAAATAAAGGTTTTATTAAAGAAAACAAAGGATTATTTCTTAGATGATGGTAACCAAGTAGATGTACCTAAAAGCAAAAGCGCTTTACAGCTAACTGAGGAGGCAAAAAGAGAGTGGCAGTGTGCAAAAGAATACTTTAATAGCGTTACCGATCCAGATCTAGTTGACTACGCTATACATTCAATTGCAGCAGCGGAAAAAAGGTATCAATATTTATTAAAGCAAGCAAAGGAAAAACAAAATAATAAGTATATTTTAAATAACAATGAATAG
- a CDS encoding pro-sigmaK processing inhibitor BofA family protein: MNANYEILFISILALFAAALLLRPMIKRGKTILKLVLFSGMGLCLLIFLNIFGNYFNMYLPLNYFTILTSLALGCPGVVMLGVLKIIFV; encoded by the coding sequence ATGAATGCTAATTATGAAATTTTATTTATATCAATTTTAGCCCTATTTGCGGCAGCTTTATTATTAAGACCGATGATAAAGCGGGGTAAAACAATACTTAAACTAGTACTTTTTTCTGGAATGGGGTTATGTCTATTAATATTTTTAAATATTTTTGGCAATTATTTTAATATGTACCTACCATTAAATTATTTTACTATATTAACTTCTCTAGCATTAGGGTGTCCAGGTGTTGTTATGCTAGGTGTTCTAAAGATTATTTTTGTATAA